In Lemur catta isolate mLemCat1 chromosome 1, mLemCat1.pri, whole genome shotgun sequence, one DNA window encodes the following:
- the RAD23A gene encoding UV excision repair protein RAD23 homolog A codes for MAVTITLKTLQQQTFKIRMEPDETVKVLKEKIEAEKGRDAFPVAGQKLIYAGKILSDDVPIRDYRIDEKNFVVVMVTKAKAGQCTSAPPEASPTATLETSTSFLPVPASGMSHSSPTAREDKSPSEETAPTMSPESVSGSVPSSGSSGRDEDAASTLVTGSEYETMLTEIMSMGYERERVVAALRASYNNPHRAVEYLLTGIPGSPEPEHGSVQESQVSEQPATEAAGENPLEFLRDQPQFQNMRQVIQQNPALLPALLQQLGQENPQLLQQISRHQEQFIQMLNEPPGELADISDVEGEVGAIGEEAPQMNYIQVTPQEKEAIERLKALGFPESLVIQAYFACEKNENLAANFLLSQNFDDE; via the exons ATGGCCGTCACCATCACGCTCAAAACGCTGCAGCAGCAGACCTTCAAGATCCGCATGGAGCCTGATGAGACG GTGAAGGTGTTAAAGGAGAAGATAGAAGCTGAGAAGGGTCGTGACGCTTTCCCTGTGGCTGGACAGAAACTCATCTATGCTGGCAAGATCCTTAGCGATGATGTCCCCATTAGGGACTATCGCATCGATGAGAAGAACTTTGTGGTTGTCATGGTGACCAAG GCCAAAGCTGGCCAGTGTACCTCAGCACCCCCAGAGGCTTCACCCACTGCTACTCTGGAGACCTCCActtccttcctgcctgtccctgcctcAGGCATGTCCCATTCCTCACCTACCGCCAGAGAGGACAAGAGTCCGTCAGAGGAAACGGCCCCTACGATGTCCCCAGAGTCTGTGTCAGG CTCTGTTCCCTCTTCAGGTAGCAGCGGGCGAGATGAAGACGCGGCCTCCACGCTAG TGACTGGCTCTGAGTATGAGACGATGCTGACGGAGATCATGTCCATGGGCTACGAGCGGGAGCGGGTGGTGGCCGCCCTGAGAGCCAGCTACAACAACCCCCACCGAGCTGTGGAGTACCTACTCACG GGAATTCCTGGAAGTCCCGAGCCAGAACACGGTTCTGTCCAGGAGAGCCAGGTGTCTGAGCAGCCGGCTACAGAAGCAG CGGGAGAGAACCCCCTGGAGTTCCTGCGAGACCAGCCCCAGTTCCAGAACATGCGGCAGGTGATCCAGCAGAACCCAGCGCTGCTGCCTGCTCTGCTCCAGCAGCTGGGCCAGGAGAACCCTCAGCTTTTGCAG CAAATTAGCCGGCACCAGGAGCAGTTCATCCAGATGCTGAATGAACCCCCCGGGGAGCTGGCAGACATCTCAGATGTGGAAGGTGAGGTGGGCGCCATAGGTGAGGAGGCTCCACAGATGAACTACATCCAGGTGACGCCGCAGGAGAAAGAAGCTATAGAGAGG TTGAAGGCCCTGGGCTTCCCAGAAAGCCTGGTGATCCAGGCCTACTTCGCGTGTGAAAAAAACGAGAACTTGGCCGCCAACTTTCTCCTGAGTCAGAACTTTGATGATGAGTGA
- the GADD45GIP1 gene encoding growth arrest and DNA damage-inducible proteins-interacting protein 1 — protein MVAPVRQVRSLLGLAATLGPGFRGYRAPPPPRRSPGPWWPDPEDLLTPRWQLGPRHAAKQFGRHGDASGVAPSSLWPSWEQLRELEAEEREWYPSLAAMQESLRVQQLAEDQKRRDREQRIAECMAKMPQMIENWRQQQRERWEKAQADKERRARLQAEAQERLGYHVDPRSARFQELLQDLEKQQRKHLKDEKQRKKKEARAAAMEAAAAQDPAASGAPSS, from the exons ATGGTGGCGCCCGTGAGACAAGTGCGTAGCCTGCTTGGGCTGGCGGCGACCTTGGGCCCGGGCTTCCGTGGCTACCGggcgccgccgcccccgcgccGCTCGCCGGGACCCTGGTGGCCAGACCCGGAGGACCTGCTGACCCCGCGCTGGCAGCTGGGGCCGCGCCACGCGGCCAAGCAGTTCGGGCGTCACGGAGACGCCTCGGGGGTGGCCCCGAGTTCGCTGTGGCCGTCGTGGGAGCAGCTGCGCGAGCTGGAGGCCGAGGAGCGCGAGTGGTACCCGAGCCTGGCAGCCATGCAGGAGTCGCTGCGAGTGCAGCAGCTGGCCGAGGACCAGAAGCGTCGGGACAG GGAGCAGCGCATTGCAGAGTGCATGGCCAAGATGCCACAGATGATTGAGAACTGGCGGCAGCAGCAGCGGGAGCGCTGGGAGAAGGCACAGGCAGACAAGGAGAGGAGGGCTCGGctccaggctgaggcccaggagcgCCTGGGCTACCACGTGGACCCAAGGAGTGCCCGCTTTCAGGAGCTGTTGCAGGACCTAGAGAAGCAGCAACGCAAACACCTCAAGGacgaaaaacaaagaaagaagaaggaggcAAGAGCTGCTGCAATGGAAGCTGCTGCGGCCCAGGACCCAGCAGCCTCTGGGGCACCCAGCTCCTGA